The proteins below come from a single Bactrocera dorsalis isolate Fly_Bdor chromosome 5, ASM2337382v1, whole genome shotgun sequence genomic window:
- the LOC125778626 gene encoding uncharacterized protein LOC125778626, protein MSQNNLNFIVDPINDDIASSQTIYVMQPSPSTTTTSLDSATLSGIQSVIIDACQRAVEKVEEKNKLILLRLTENVEGMRKEIIDLKKAVSHNNATIIPSKPYANIEDFLNFEKTILEDIDKFSLLKADLKRWSTSNSRKFVTKAWQKIMTDNVAESFSWRGTADKKCIRAFTVATVIHQTFAENGGKEEDFVFASKSYFQYAKNRIKIKTTKKVN, encoded by the exons ATGTCGCAGAACAATCTCAATTTCATCGTCGACCCCATTAATGATGACATCGCATCCTCACAAACAATTTATGTGATGCAACCAAgtccaagcacaacaacaacttcttTGGATAGTGCAACGTTGTCGg GAATTCAATCAGTAATCATCGACGCATGTCAAAGGGCTGTTGAAAAGGTGGAGGAAAAAAATAAGCTAATATTGTTGCGCCTAACAGAAAACGTTGAGGGAATGCGCAAAGAAATCATTGATCTTAAAAAAGCCGTATCACATAATAACGCTACTATTATACCAAGCAAGCCGTATGCTAATATTGAAGACTTCCTCAATTTTGAGAAAACTATTCTGGAAGATATAGATAAATTTTCCTTGCtg aaggCAGATCTAAAAAGATGGTCAACATCCAATTCGAGAAAATTTGTAACGAAAGCGTGGCAGAAGATTATGACTGACAACGTTGCCGAGAGCTTTTCCTGGCGAGGAACTGCAGATAAGAAGTGCATTAGGGCCTTCACTGTCGCCACTGTTATTCATC AAACTTTCGCTGAAAATGGAGGAAAGGAAGAGGACTTTGTGTTTGCCTCTAAGTCATATTTCCAGTACGcaaaaaatcgtattaaaattaaaacaacaaaaaaagtaaactaa